From the genome of Triticum aestivum cultivar Chinese Spring chromosome 3B, IWGSC CS RefSeq v2.1, whole genome shotgun sequence, one region includes:
- the LOC123067853 gene encoding imidazoleglycerol-phosphate dehydratase 3, chloroplastic-like has translation MDKTMRSSNGQIARQLASHGLFDVYVKAMGETHIDDHHSNEDIALAIGMALLQALGDKKGINRFGHFTAPLDEAAVEDILGLSGRPHLSCGLSIPTERVGTYDTQIFPNPKYSR, from the exons ATGGATAAAACCATGAGGTCCTCAAATGGACAGATTGCTCGG CAACTGGCATCTCATGGATTGTTTGATGTATATGTGAAGGCGATGGGTGAAACACACATTGATGATCATCACTCGAATGAGGATATTGCTTTAGCAATTGGAATG GCATTACTTCAAGCACTTGGTGACAAAAAAGGGATTAACAGGTTTGGGCATTTTACAGCACCACTTGATGAGGCAGCAGTTGAGGATATACTG GGTCTATCTGGTCGACCTCATTTGAGCTGCGGCTTAAGTATTCCTACCGAAAGAGTTGGCACATATGATACACAG ATCTTTCCCAACCCTAAATATTCTCGCTGA
- the LOC123072290 gene encoding tetraspanin-18 codes for MARGGRSEKGGGGCGRCCLGFLLKFLAFLQAFAALSAVLYAASILSRWARHHELHIHHLLPDLWFACAVMAAGLLYCAILLAGYVAAETSSGCCLCFYTGLAMVMMLLEAAVAGRILLNEHWIQDLPYDRTGELENLVSFVNNNLDLCKWAALATFATQALSLFLAMVLRAMVSPTSSDYDSDEDFVVIRRPLLIAQGAPSYLPTTADPRGGHPNLWSSSMRQKYGLNSSGDYTYNTLDQNAVRPQ; via the exons atggcgcgcggcggccgctccgagaagggcggcggcgggtgcgggcggTGCTGCCTGGGGTTCCTGCTCAAGTTCCTCGCCTTCCTGCAGGCCTTCGCCGCCCTCTCCGCCGTCCTCTACGCCGCCTCCATCCTCTCCCGGTGGGCGCGCCACCATGAGCTCCACATCCACCACCTCCTCCCAGACCTCTG GTTCGCGTGCGCCGtcatggccgccggcctcctctacTGCGCCATCCTCCTCGCGGGCTACGTCGCCGCCGAGACCAGCAGCGGGTGCTGCCTCTGCTTC TACACCGGCTTGGCAATGGTGATGATGCTGCTCGAGGCCGCCGTGGCCGGACGCATCCTCCTCAACGAGCATtggatccag GATCTGCCGTATGACCGCACAGGAGAGCTCGAGAACCTCGTCTCCTTCGTCAATAACAACCTCGACCTCTGCAAATGGGCTGCTCTCGCTACCTTTGCCACTCAG GCACTCTCGCTTTTCTTGGCGATGGTTCTACGAGCCATGGTTTCACCCACGAGTAGCGACTATGACAGCGATGAAGATTTTGTGGTCATAAGGAGACCGCTGCTTATTGCCCAAGGAGCTCCATCCTATCTCCCTACCACGGCTGACCCCAGGGGTGGTCATCCGAACTTATGGAGCTCATCAATGAGGCAGAAG TATGGACTGAACTCCTCAGGGGACTACACCTACAACACACTGGATCAAAATGCAGTGCGACCGCAGTGA